Proteins from a genomic interval of Candidatus Eisenbacteria bacterium:
- a CDS encoding GAF domain-containing sensor histidine kinase translates to MSLIRTEEHRLEEIMKLTELSRALTYAASLDEVLQLTVDHAAALLSAERSLLLVANEAGLLTLRSSHGVDAALAQGFHEPLNEALVPRLAKLLDVSPEGFLGVPLVIAGAIKGLLVVIRPTPSNGVKQDEWLLSALADQAAVALERGRLGEIAAFREQLMGVVGHDLRNPLNTITMGAQLLLQREGLGEVETELARKISRSASQAERLIDQLLDLTRSRLGGGIPIDPSRFDMSDVCRQVVGEAELMHPDRPMQVDVRGDPKGVWDRDRMYQLLANLLRNAAQHGEPKSAIVVRIEGGEAQVVIDVYNRGEPIPPATLPYIFDAFRKGRTGPRGQAHGHGLGLGLFIAQEIARSHGGLITATSSESEGTTFRVRLPRDSAKTAA, encoded by the coding sequence ATGAGCCTCATTCGAACCGAGGAGCACCGGCTGGAGGAGATCATGAAGCTCACCGAGCTGAGCCGCGCGCTGACCTACGCGGCGTCGCTCGACGAGGTGCTCCAGTTGACGGTCGATCACGCGGCCGCCCTGCTCTCGGCGGAAAGGTCGCTCCTTCTGGTCGCGAACGAGGCGGGTCTGCTGACTCTGCGCTCCTCGCACGGCGTCGACGCCGCCCTGGCCCAGGGGTTTCACGAGCCACTGAACGAGGCCCTGGTCCCGCGCCTCGCAAAGCTGCTCGACGTGTCACCCGAAGGCTTCCTCGGTGTTCCGTTGGTCATCGCTGGAGCCATCAAGGGACTGCTCGTCGTGATTCGACCAACACCTTCGAACGGCGTGAAGCAGGACGAGTGGCTCTTGTCGGCGCTCGCGGATCAGGCCGCCGTCGCGCTCGAAAGAGGCCGTCTCGGCGAGATCGCCGCGTTCCGCGAGCAGCTGATGGGCGTCGTAGGCCACGACCTTCGCAACCCGCTGAACACGATCACAATGGGCGCGCAATTGCTGCTCCAACGCGAGGGCCTCGGCGAGGTCGAGACCGAGCTGGCGAGGAAGATCTCGCGAAGCGCTTCGCAGGCGGAGCGGCTGATCGATCAGTTGCTCGATTTGACCCGAAGCCGGCTGGGAGGGGGGATTCCGATCGATCCCAGTCGCTTCGACATGAGCGACGTCTGCCGGCAGGTGGTCGGCGAAGCGGAGCTCATGCATCCGGATCGGCCTATGCAGGTGGACGTGCGAGGCGATCCGAAGGGCGTGTGGGATCGCGATCGAATGTACCAGTTGCTCGCGAACCTCCTCCGCAACGCAGCCCAGCATGGGGAGCCGAAGTCAGCGATCGTTGTGCGAATCGAAGGCGGCGAAGCCCAAGTCGTCATCGACGTCTACAATCGAGGCGAGCCCATTCCTCCGGCGACGTTGCCTTACATCTTCGACGCGTTTCGCAAGGGTCGGACTGGGCCTCGAGGCCAAGCCCACGGGCACGGGCTCGGGCTCGGCCTCTTCATCGCACAGGAGATCGCACGCTCGCATGGTGGCTTGATCACAGCGACGTCGTCCGAGAGCGAGGGAACGACGTTCCGCGTTCGCTTGCCACGCGACTCTGCCAAGACCGCCGCCTGA